CGCTCAAGTGGGCCTACAAACTCTCCGTCACAGCGGTCAAGGTGTAGCGGGCGGTAGGGGGACACACCCATGCGAATCGGCCTGATGCTGCGCGCACTGGATGAAAGAGGCGGGGTCGGCGTTTACGCGCGCAACCTAACAGAGGAACTGCTGGCGCTGGACAGGCACAACCATTACGTGCTTCTGTACCGCAGCGCCGAGCAACTAGGGCGGTTTTCGCACTATCCCAACGTTACCGAGCGGGTAGTGCGCGCGCCGGGCAAAGCGCTTTGGGACCAGATTGCGGTTCCCTGGCGGCTGTGGCGGGACCGCGTGGACGTGGTGTTCCACCCCAAGTTCACGGTCCCTCTTCTGGCCCCGTGTCCGTCTCTCATGGTGCTGCACGGAGCGGGCTGGTTTCTGACGGACTTCTTTGGGAAGTGGGACGTGCGTTACGTCAAGCTGGTCATGCCCCTCTACCTACGTCGGGCGACAAAGGTGCTGGCGGTATCGCCGGCCACCAAGGAAACCTTCAACGCAGTCTTCAACCTCCCGGATGGCCTGATCCAGACCGTCTATTTCGGTCCGGCCAGCCATTTCAGGCGCGTCGAGAACCCCGATCGCCTGGCCGAAGTCCGCGCTCGCTACGACCTGCCTGACCGTTTCGTCTTCACGCTGACCAAGGCAAACGGCGGCGAGCGCAAGAATATCGCGGGAATCCTGGAAGCCTTCCGCCTCCTGCATTTGCGGACCGGCGGCAAACTCGTCATCGGGGGCAAGGGCTGCGAGCGATTCTCGGAGGACTACGGCGTATCCGAGCAAAGCTATGGACCGGATGTCCTGTTTCCCGGTTGGATCTCTCAGGAGGATCTGCCTGCTGTTTATTCCCTGGCAGACGTCTTCCTGTATCCCTCCAACCTGGAGTCCGCATCGATCCCACTCATGGAGGCCATGGCGTGCGGAACGCCCATTGTGACGTCGAGGGTGCCAGACATGATGAATGTCGCGGACAACGCCGCTGTCTTCGTCGACCCAGCGCGCCCCGATGAGATCGCGGAGGCGACGCAGAGGGTGCTCGAGGATCCCGAGCTGGCCCACCGCCTCGGGGAGCGGGGTCTGGCACGCTCCAGCATCTTCAGCTGGAAGAAATGCGCTCAAGAGACTCTGGACCTCATAGAGGCAGCGGCCGCGTGAGCCGATCGCGGGGCAGGGAATGCGCTCTTGTGCGGGACTGCACGGACGCGTCGGAGCGGGCCGGCAACGAGCCTTCGGCGACCGTGGAGGCCAATCCCATCGGTGCCTCGAGCCGTCCGTGACACCTGCGCCCCCCCGCACCGAGCAAGAGCCGGGCGCGCGCGGGCTCGGTGCCTTCCCGGGTCCCGTTCTCGTTCTCGCGCCGCATATGGATGACGAGACGCTCGCGTGCGGGCGCCTCTTGGCCGCGCTGGCGACCGCCGGGCGGACCATCCACATCCTATACGCCACGGATGGCGCCCGGTCTCCCCGCGTACGCGAGGACGACGCGCAAGCCGTCGTGCGGTCGAGAGCTCGCGAGGCCCACTGCGCCGCCGCCGCCTTGGGCCTTTCGGCGCATCGGCTTTCATTCCTCGCGCTGCCCGATGGGAGCCTCGCCCGCCACACAGTGTCGCTTACACGCGGCGTCGGTCGCTTGTGGGACGGCGTGCGACCCGGCTCCGTGCTGCTACCCTTTCGCTATGACCGCCACCCCGATCACCTGGCGTTGCATCGCGCGGCGCTCGCGTGCGCTGGTCGCGCTCCCGGACGGCCGGTGCTGTGGGAGTACTTCGTTTACTACCGTTGGCGCCTGGTGCCTGGCGGGGACGTGCGACGTTGCGTGCGGGAGGACGTGATCCATGAGCCGGCAACGCTCGTGTTCTCCGAGCACAAGCGGCGTGCCCTTGAGTGTTATCGCACGCAGACGACCGTCTGGGCACCGGGACAACGGCGGGCCATCATCCCCCAGAGCCGGGTGGAGGAAGTGAGCACGGCGCCCGAACTGTTTGCAAAGATGGAGGCGGGCGGTCGCTCGCCCCTTGCGCCCGGCGTTAGATCCTGGGTACGCGTGACGCACCGCCTGGAGCCGAAGCTCAAGCAAATCAAGGACACGGCGGCCGACATGGCCCATGGCGCTGTCACGATGCGGCGGGGCCGCCGATCCCGGCGGCTGGCGCCTGCCGACGGCGCGGCCAGCGAGGTCCCGCCGCCAACGCGCGTAGTGGTCTTCGCGAGCCCGTTCCCCCTGCCCGCAGAATGGCTTTTCCTCGCCCGGGTCGATGCGCACCCGAAGCTTGAGCTCACGGGCGTGCTGTGCCGTGGATCGGGCACCGGCGGCAGGGAGCGCATGGTGGACGCCTGGCGACGGCGGGGATGGCTCGCGCCGGCGGTGCTCCTGGCCGACTACGGTCGGCGATACCTGCAGCGCGCGGGACCCGATCGAGCGACACGCGTTCGCCTTCGACGTCGATTCCGAGTCGCACCGAACGTACATGCGCCGGACGTTCTTCGGTGGGCCGAGTCGTTGAGGCCGGACATCGGGGTCGTGTACGGCGGCCCGATCCTGAAGCCCGAACTGTTCGATATTCCCACGCGGGGCACGCTGGGCGTGCACCACGGACAGCTTCCGGAATATAGGGGCAAGAAGACCATCTTCTGGGCGATGTTCAACGGTGAGAAGAGCGCCGGCGTAACGATCCAGAAGATCAACACCGGGTTGGACACCGGCGAGGTGATTCGCGAAGGTGCGGTCCGGATTCGCGGCCGGTCCTACGGCGCAGTTTCCCGCGAGGTCCAAGCGCTCGGAGTAGACCTCCTGCTCGACGCGATTCTTGCCAAAGGGCAGACCGGATCCGGGACGAGCCGTGGAAGCGGTGGCATGTTGTATCGCGACCCGAGTGCAGCCGACATCGCGCGCTTTGTCGTGAGCCGATTCAGGAGCAGGTGAGCGTTGCGTTGCCACATCGCCTGTCGCGCCGAGACCAGCCGCCCGGAGATCGCGGTGCGGTGTCGCGAACGCATGAGCGAGGCCAATCGCGCGCCATTCCGGGGCCTTCGCGAAGGGAAAGGTGTCGCTCAGTCGCGCGATCGGGTCGACGCCGGCTGGCACGCGATGTGGAGTAGGATTGAGAACCAGTGCGTGCGGCAATCCAGTGCCGCGCGACCTCGCGCAAACACGGGGATCAGCGTTGGCCAGCGATAGGGCATTTCGAATCGGACCCATGCCGCGGGCTCTCGGTGAGCACGGGGCGGTGAGAGCCTGCGTCCGATGTCCAGCGGTGAGGGAGCCGA
This genomic stretch from Gemmatimonadota bacterium harbors:
- a CDS encoding glycosyltransferase family 1 protein, translating into MRIGLMLRALDERGGVGVYARNLTEELLALDRHNHYVLLYRSAEQLGRFSHYPNVTERVVRAPGKALWDQIAVPWRLWRDRVDVVFHPKFTVPLLAPCPSLMVLHGAGWFLTDFFGKWDVRYVKLVMPLYLRRATKVLAVSPATKETFNAVFNLPDGLIQTVYFGPASHFRRVENPDRLAEVRARYDLPDRFVFTLTKANGGERKNIAGILEAFRLLHLRTGGKLVIGGKGCERFSEDYGVSEQSYGPDVLFPGWISQEDLPAVYSLADVFLYPSNLESASIPLMEAMACGTPIVTSRVPDMMNVADNAAVFVDPARPDEIAEATQRVLEDPELAHRLGERGLARSSIFSWKKCAQETLDLIEAAAA
- a CDS encoding PIG-L family deacetylase: MTPAPPRTEQEPGARGLGAFPGPVLVLAPHMDDETLACGRLLAALATAGRTIHILYATDGARSPRVREDDAQAVVRSRAREAHCAAAALGLSAHRLSFLALPDGSLARHTVSLTRGVGRLWDGVRPGSVLLPFRYDRHPDHLALHRAALACAGRAPGRPVLWEYFVYYRWRLVPGGDVRRCVREDVIHEPATLVFSEHKRRALECYRTQTTVWAPGQRRAIIPQSRVEEVSTAPELFAKMEAGGRSPLAPGVRSWVRVTHRLEPKLKQIKDTAADMAHGAVTMRRGRRSRRLAPADGAASEVPPPTRVVVFASPFPLPAEWLFLARVDAHPKLELTGVLCRGSGTGGRERMVDAWRRRGWLAPAVLLADYGRRYLQRAGPDRATRVRLRRRFRVAPNVHAPDVLRWAESLRPDIGVVYGGPILKPELFDIPTRGTLGVHHGQLPEYRGKKTIFWAMFNGEKSAGVTIQKINTGLDTGEVIREGAVRIRGRSYGAVSREVQALGVDLLLDAILAKGQTGSGTSRGSGGMLYRDPSAADIARFVVSRFRSR